Proteins encoded together in one Ipomoea triloba cultivar NCNSP0323 chromosome 4, ASM357664v1 window:
- the LOC116016527 gene encoding probable LRR receptor-like serine/threonine-protein kinase At1g06840: MNTRRIALIEVSLIVWICWFMLVTGADDRVTHPDEVKALRSIRGSLIDPNRNLSNWRAGDPCASNWTGVLCYNDPLSDGYLHVRELQLLKMSLSGSLSPELGRLSYLKILDVMWNTIGGSIPKEIGNISTLELLLLNGNELTGPLPEELGNLPNLDRIQIDQNHISGPIPVSFANLNKTQHFHMNNNSLSGPIPPELSRLPQLLHLLLDNNNLTGSLPPELAELPKVLIIQLDNNNFDGSQIPESYGNMSHLLKMSLRNCSLQGPVPDLSKIANLTYIDLSSNQLTGPIPTNRLSGNITTIDLSNNNLNGSIPANFSELPRLQRLSLANNSLSGSIPSSIWQNRRLNSTESLFLDFQNNAFANISGSLIIPQNVTVRFQGNPLCSNANPLCGSSGNETDDGIMLKSITDCPVLGCPPPYVYSLPSPTCFCVLPLLVQYRLKSPGFRDIRPYLNEFAWYLSSGLVLNLSQVHINSLALEPGPRWEMHFEFYPIFMDVNSSREFNKSEVLRLMGLFTGWLIPDNDLFGPYELLGFTLLGDYSNYIPPSTSSSGLSKGALAGIILGSIGGAVTLSAFVSLLILRLHMRKFRSATRRRQMSKISIKIDGVKEFSFEELIAATRDFNNSSVVGQGGYGKVYRGVLADGTVVAIKRAQEGSLQGEKEFLTEIELLSRLHHRNLVALLGYCGEEGEQMLVYEFMPNGTLRDHLSVKSKDPLTFALRLRVALGSAKGILYLHTEADPPIFHRDIKASNILLDAKFTAKVADFGLSRLAPVPDLEGEVPNHISTVVKGTPGYLDPEYFLTHKLTDKSDVYSLGVVFLELLTGMHPISHGKNIVREVNVAYSSGMIFSVIDERMGSYPSECVEKFITLALKCCQDDTDSRPSMAEVVRELEAIWLMMPESDTRIRDSSSVTDSIKDVSSSSASAPMKNPYISTDVSGSDLVSGVVPTITPR; this comes from the exons ATGAACACCAGGAGAATTGCTTTGATTGAAGTGAGTTTGATTGTCTGGATTTGCTGGTTTATGTTGGTTACTGGGGCAGACGATCGAGTTACTCATCCTGATGAAG TAAAAGCATTGCGTTCCATCAGGGGAAGCTTGATTGATCCAAATAGGAATCTCAGTAACTGGAGGGCAGGAGATCCATGTGCCTCAAATTGGACAGGGGTGCTATGCTATAATGACCCACTGAGTGATGGCTACCTTCATGTGCGAGAACT GCAACTGTTGAAAATGAGCTTATCAGGAAGTTTATCACCTGAGCTTGGCCGCTTATCTTATTTGAAGATATT AGATGTGATGTGGAACACTATTGGCGGAAGTATACCAAAGGAGATAGGAAATATTTCAACGTTAGAGTTATT GCTTCTGAATGGAAATGAACTGACAGGTCCCTTGCCTGAAGAGCTCGGTAATCTTCCTAATTTAGACAGGATACAAATTGACCAGAATCACATATCGGGTCCAATACCTGTCTCATTTGCAAATTTGAACAAAACACAACACTT CCACATGAATAACAATTCATTAAGTGGACCAATCCCGCCTGAGCTGTCTAGACTTCCACAGCTTCTTCACTT ATTGCTTGACAATAACAACTTAACGGGATCCCTTCCACCAGAGCTGGCTGAATTACCAAAAGTGCTCATCAT tCAACTTGACAACAACAACTTTGACGGGAGTCAGATACCAGAGTCTTATGGAAATATGTCTCATTTGCTGAAAAT GAGTCTCAGGAACTGCAGCCTGCAGGGGCCAGTACCAGATCTAAGCAAGATAGCTAATCTCACTTACAT AGATCTCAGCTCTAACCAACTTACAGGGCCCATACCAACAAATAGGCTCTCCGGGAATATCACAACCAT CGATTTATCGAACAACAATCTTAATGGAAGTATTCCTGCAAACTTTTCTGAACTTCCTCGTTTGCAGAGACT GTCTCTTGCAAACAATTCGTTAAGCGGTTCTATACCATCCAGTATTTGGCAAAATAGGAGACTTAATTCAACTGAGAGCCTCTTCCT GGACTTTCAGAACAATGCGTTTGCCAATATATCGGGAAGTTTGATTATCCCACAAAATGTCACTGTTAG GTTCCAAGGAAACCCATTGTGTTCAAATGCTAACCCGTTGTGTGGATCTTCTGGCAATGAAACGGATGACGGCATTATGTTAAAGAGTATCACTGACTGCCCCGTGTTGGGGTGCCCCCCACCCTACGTGTATTCCTTGCCTTCTCCTACTTGCTTTTGCGTTTTACCTCTGCTTGTTCAGTATCGGTTAAAGAGTCCAGGATTCCGTGATATCCGGCCATACCTGAATGAGTTTGCGTGGTACCTGAGCTCTGGTCTAGTGCTGAACCTTTCGCAAGTACACATTAATTCACTTGCCTTGGAACCGGGCCCTCGGTGGGAGATGCACTTTGAGTTCTACCCCATTTTCATGGACGTTAATAGCTCCCGTGAATTCAATAAGAGCGAAGTTTTACGACTTATGGGCTTATTTACTGGATGGCTGATACCCGATAATGATCTTTTTGGACCTTACGAGCTTCTCGGGTTCACCCTACTGGGAGACTATTCAAATT ATATCCCTCCTTCAACTTCATCCTCCGGCCTAAGCAAGGGAGCTCTAGCCGGCATCATACTAGGGTCAATTGGCGGTGCAGTTACGCTGTCTGCATTTGTGTCACTCCTCATTTTGAGATTGCATATGCGGAAATTCCGATCAGCTACAAGGAGACGCCAAA TGTCAAAGATCTCTATCAAAATTGATGGCGTAAAAGAGTTCAGTTTTGAAGAACTGATAGCAGCAACGAGGGATTTCAACAACTCAAGTGTTGTTGGGCAGGGAGGATACGGAAAAGTTTATAGAGGTGTCTTAGCCGATGGGACAGTAGTGGCCATCAAGCGTGCTCAAGAGGGATCATTGCAGGGTGAAAAAGAGTTTCTTACGGAAATTGAACTATTGTCTAGGCTGCATCATAGAAACCTCGTGGCTTTACTTGGATATTGTGGAGAAGAAGGTGAACAG ATGCTGGTCTACGAATTCATGCCGAATGGTACTTTGAGAGATCATCTATCTG TTAAATCTAAAGATCCTCTAACCTTTGCCCTGAGATTGAGAGTCGCACTGGGTTCCGCGAAGGGCATTCTATATTTGCACACGGAAGCTGATCCGCCTATATTCCATAGAGATATCAAGGCAAGTAACATATTGTTGGACGCAAAATTTACAGCCAAGGTTGCTGATTTTGGACTTTCACGGCTTGCGCCTGTCCCTGATCTCGAAGGGGAGGTCCCCAATCACATATCAACTGTTGTTAAGGGTACTCCG GGATATCTCGACCCGGAGTATTTCCTAACCCACAAACTCACGGACAAGAGCGATGTTTACAGCCTTGGTGTAGTATTCCTCGAGTTGTTGACTGGAATGCACCCAATTTCTCACGGCAAAAACATTGTTAGGGAG GTAAACGTTGCATATTCTTCGGGCATGATATTCTCTGTGATTGATGAGCGGATGGGATCATATCCTTCTGAATGCGTGGAGAAGTTCATAACACTGGCTCTCAAATGCTGCCAAGACGACACAGATTCCCGGCCTTCAATGGCAGAAGTGGTTCGAGAACTGGAAGCCATATGGCTTATGATGCCGGAGTCTGACACCAGAATCAGAGATTCATCATCGGTCACTGATTCAATCAAGGATGTCAGCTCTTCATCTGCATCGGCGCCCATGAAAAATCCCTATATTTCAACTGATGTCTCTGGCAGTGACCTAGTCAGCGGCGTCGTCCCCACCATTACTCCCAGATGA